Proteins encoded in a region of the Leifsonia sp. PS1209 genome:
- a CDS encoding YegS/Rv2252/BmrU family lipid kinase — MAASPRTVVVAVNPMASFGKRREVGPRVVERLRAAGHSVVALDEANVELLRREAKRAVAAGADALVVVGGDGMVNLGINIVAQTDIPLGIVPSGTGNDMADGLGIPVSDTEAAIALLLAALQKPPRRIDAGIVRHGGLSTWFGCVLSAGFDATVNERANLMTRPRGRSRYVLALLRELATLRPIPYRVVADGVPLDTDALLIAVANNRSIGGGMRVVPHASLDDGMLDLFVVRDMPKWRFLRLFPKVFSGTHTEIDEVSFLPARTVTIDAPDVVAYADGERIGPLPVEVSVSPGALLVLA, encoded by the coding sequence ATGGCCGCTTCCCCCCGCACCGTCGTCGTCGCGGTCAATCCGATGGCGTCGTTCGGGAAGAGACGGGAGGTCGGCCCGCGCGTGGTCGAGCGGCTCCGCGCTGCCGGTCACTCGGTGGTCGCGCTCGACGAGGCGAACGTCGAGCTCCTGCGGCGCGAAGCAAAACGCGCCGTCGCTGCCGGTGCCGACGCTCTCGTGGTGGTCGGCGGCGACGGCATGGTGAACCTCGGCATCAACATCGTCGCGCAGACGGACATCCCGCTCGGGATCGTGCCGAGCGGCACAGGCAACGACATGGCGGACGGCCTGGGCATCCCGGTCTCCGACACCGAGGCCGCCATCGCCCTCCTGCTCGCTGCGTTGCAGAAGCCGCCGCGCCGGATCGACGCCGGGATCGTGCGGCACGGCGGCCTGAGCACCTGGTTCGGCTGTGTGCTCTCCGCCGGGTTCGACGCCACCGTCAACGAGCGCGCCAACCTGATGACCCGCCCGCGCGGCCGAAGCCGCTACGTGCTCGCCCTGCTCCGCGAGCTCGCGACGCTCCGCCCCATCCCGTACCGCGTGGTCGCCGACGGTGTGCCGCTCGACACCGACGCGCTGCTCATCGCCGTCGCCAACAACCGCTCCATCGGGGGAGGGATGCGCGTGGTGCCGCACGCCAGCCTCGACGACGGGATGCTCGACCTCTTCGTCGTCAGGGACATGCCGAAGTGGCGGTTCCTGCGCCTGTTCCCGAAAGTATTCTCCGGAACGCATACGGAGATCGACGAGGTCTCATTCCTCCCGGCGCGCACGGTCACGATCGACGCTCCGGATGTGGTGGCGTACGCCGACGGGGAGCGGATCGGCCCACTGCCGGTCGAGGTCTCGGTCTCTCCGGGCGCGTTGCTCGTGCTCGCCTGA
- a CDS encoding TerC/Alx family metal homeostasis membrane protein, with protein MELALPAWFEIGSMIVLLLILAFDLLIVFKRPHIPSPKESTLWVSFYVALALLFALAMLLIGDAEHAGQFVAGWLTEYSLSIDNLFVFVIIMARFSVPRKYQQEVLMVGIIIALVLRGVFIILGASLIATFSWIFYIFGAFLLWTAIHQALSKHDDEEGTKDSWFVRFTRKRLKVSDQYEGNKLRTTVNGTRMFTPLIIVFLALGTTDLLFALDSIPAIFGITQSPFIVFAANVFALMGLRQLYFLLGHLLDKLEYLKYGIAFILAFIGVKLVFHAMHENELPFINGGQHIEWAPDISTMMSLGVIVGAMAVATIASLVKLKLSGTSVADAIHGDDQDDVDDQGGASGADSTGRAPASAAKTQEETGT; from the coding sequence GTGGAGCTTGCTCTTCCCGCATGGTTCGAAATCGGATCCATGATCGTCCTGCTGCTGATCCTGGCGTTCGACCTGCTGATCGTGTTCAAGAGGCCGCACATCCCGAGCCCCAAAGAGTCGACGCTGTGGGTGTCGTTCTACGTGGCGCTCGCGCTGCTGTTCGCGCTGGCGATGCTCCTGATCGGAGACGCCGAGCACGCCGGGCAGTTCGTCGCGGGCTGGCTGACCGAGTACAGCCTGAGCATCGACAACCTGTTCGTCTTCGTCATCATCATGGCGAGGTTCTCCGTGCCGAGGAAGTACCAGCAGGAAGTGCTGATGGTGGGCATCATCATCGCCCTGGTGCTGCGCGGCGTCTTCATCATTCTGGGTGCGTCGCTGATCGCCACGTTCAGCTGGATCTTCTACATCTTCGGTGCGTTCCTGCTCTGGACGGCCATCCACCAGGCGCTCAGCAAGCACGACGACGAGGAGGGCACGAAAGACAGCTGGTTCGTGCGCTTCACCCGCAAGCGCCTCAAGGTGTCCGACCAGTACGAGGGCAACAAGCTGCGCACCACGGTCAACGGCACCAGGATGTTCACCCCGCTGATCATCGTATTCCTCGCCCTCGGCACGACGGACCTGCTGTTCGCCCTCGACTCCATCCCGGCCATCTTCGGGATCACGCAGAGCCCGTTCATCGTGTTCGCCGCGAACGTCTTCGCGCTGATGGGGCTGCGGCAGCTCTACTTCCTGCTCGGGCACCTGCTCGACAAGCTCGAATACCTCAAGTACGGGATCGCGTTCATCCTGGCGTTCATCGGCGTCAAACTGGTGTTCCACGCGATGCACGAGAACGAACTGCCGTTCATCAACGGCGGCCAGCACATCGAGTGGGCGCCCGACATCAGCACGATGATGTCGCTCGGAGTGATCGTCGGGGCGATGGCAGTCGCTACGATTGCAAGTCTGGTGAAGCTGAAGCTCAGCGGAACCTCCGTCGCCGATGCCATCCACGGCGATGATCAGGACGACGTGGACGACCAGGGTGGCGCATCCGGAGCGGACAGCACCGGGCGCGCACCGGCCTCGGCCGCGAAAACGCAGGAGGAAACCGGTACATGA
- a CDS encoding protein phosphatase 2C domain-containing protein, translating to MTSTVGVSVRSDVGAVRRVNEDSMIAADPVFAVADGMGGHARGDAASQTAVESLARTLPAGTRPTPEEVIAAIDEANAAVRSLSSADESGVAVAGTTLTGVVRVRVQETLDEQWMVVNIGDSRVYLWDGRALTRLSVDHSAVQELVDAGLITEAQAAVHPERNVITRALGAEDFVDTDSLLLPVTGRQTFLICSDGLTKELSDETIARILADGGADIADRLVDAAIAAGGRDNVTVVVVESTAGDAEPASDVTKDRPEGSRSLEDTQPRG from the coding sequence ATGACGTCAACCGTCGGCGTGAGCGTACGCAGCGATGTGGGTGCGGTACGACGCGTCAACGAAGACAGCATGATCGCGGCCGATCCGGTGTTCGCCGTCGCGGACGGGATGGGCGGGCACGCCCGCGGGGACGCCGCCAGCCAGACGGCGGTGGAGTCGCTCGCCCGCACCCTCCCGGCCGGCACGCGGCCGACGCCGGAGGAGGTCATCGCCGCCATCGACGAGGCCAACGCGGCCGTGCGGTCCCTGTCGAGCGCCGACGAGTCCGGCGTCGCCGTCGCGGGCACCACCCTCACCGGTGTGGTGCGGGTGCGGGTGCAAGAGACCCTCGACGAGCAGTGGATGGTCGTCAACATCGGCGACTCCCGCGTCTACCTCTGGGACGGCAGGGCGCTCACCCGCCTGAGCGTCGACCACTCCGCGGTGCAGGAGCTTGTGGACGCCGGCCTCATCACGGAGGCGCAGGCCGCCGTGCATCCCGAACGCAACGTGATCACCAGGGCGCTGGGAGCGGAGGACTTCGTCGACACGGACTCGCTGCTGCTGCCGGTGACCGGGCGGCAGACGTTCCTGATCTGCTCCGACGGGCTCACCAAGGAACTCTCCGACGAGACCATCGCGCGCATCCTCGCCGATGGGGGAGCGGACATCGCCGACCGGCTGGTGGATGCGGCGATCGCGGCGGGCGGGCGCGACAACGTCACCGTGGTCGTGGTTGAATCGACGGCGGGGGACGCGGAACCGGCATCGGATGTCACGAAGGACAGGCCGGAGGGAAGCCGCTCTCTCGAAGACACGCAGCCGAGAGGGTAG
- a CDS encoding FHA domain-containing protein, translating into MFDVQQTTAGDWAVVAAGARALIVEGQDATALRGLAAAVSSGFAETLEALAADGFARTPSFGLIEGAAGRAMIAVRGPVTATVRTHDGERSIDADGVSTWLEQQVAEATAVTLAVTGMADGAASARPALPLADGIVWAAGVSWGGTSAAQAVVPVVAPEAKRAPITAPVQVEAAVEPEPEPLAEPEPEPVPVRVPDHAESEVEAGETRIPDATLSEVTHTDAAEADATGYDHLFGATMMRSVEDAAVRPAEEAEPARIDLPRFITDSAPARPSAEAGDHDGLTIMSGSLDGLRAQDSAQHTAADGAQEAQPPAAPSPRFFVDLADGRREYLEPPIVVGRAPVASTTARGPAPRPVTVDSAERDISRSHTTIAVEGDTVVVTDLHSRNGTMIVLPGKPPQKLRSGEPTAVIAGTVVDLGSGVTLTVGEDA; encoded by the coding sequence GTGTTCGACGTTCAGCAGACGACAGCCGGGGACTGGGCGGTGGTCGCCGCCGGAGCGCGCGCACTCATCGTCGAAGGGCAGGACGCCACGGCGCTGCGCGGCCTCGCCGCCGCCGTCTCGTCCGGCTTCGCCGAGACTCTCGAAGCGCTCGCGGCCGACGGGTTCGCCCGGACGCCGTCGTTCGGACTGATCGAAGGCGCGGCCGGACGCGCGATGATCGCGGTCCGCGGCCCGGTGACGGCGACCGTGCGCACGCACGATGGCGAGCGCAGCATCGACGCCGACGGCGTCTCCACCTGGCTGGAGCAGCAGGTGGCCGAGGCCACCGCGGTGACACTGGCCGTCACGGGGATGGCGGACGGTGCGGCTTCTGCGCGTCCAGCTCTGCCGCTGGCCGACGGGATCGTGTGGGCGGCCGGCGTGAGCTGGGGCGGCACGTCGGCGGCGCAGGCCGTGGTTCCCGTCGTGGCTCCGGAGGCGAAGCGTGCGCCGATCACGGCGCCGGTGCAGGTGGAGGCGGCGGTGGAGCCCGAGCCCGAGCCGTTGGCAGAGCCAGAGCCAGAGCCGGTGCCCGTGCGCGTGCCCGACCACGCGGAGTCCGAGGTCGAGGCGGGCGAGACCCGCATCCCGGATGCGACTCTCAGCGAGGTGACCCACACAGACGCGGCCGAGGCGGACGCGACCGGCTACGACCACCTGTTCGGCGCCACCATGATGCGCAGCGTCGAGGACGCCGCCGTGCGCCCCGCGGAGGAGGCGGAGCCGGCGCGCATCGACCTGCCGCGCTTCATCACGGACTCCGCCCCGGCCCGCCCGAGCGCAGAGGCGGGCGACCACGACGGCCTCACGATCATGTCCGGCAGCCTCGACGGCCTCCGCGCGCAGGACAGCGCGCAGCACACTGCGGCAGACGGCGCGCAGGAGGCGCAGCCGCCCGCCGCTCCCTCCCCGCGCTTCTTCGTCGACCTCGCCGACGGCAGGCGCGAATACCTGGAGCCGCCCATCGTCGTCGGCCGCGCTCCCGTCGCCTCCACCACCGCTCGCGGTCCTGCGCCGCGGCCGGTGACCGTCGACAGTGCGGAGCGCGACATCTCCCGGTCGCACACCACCATCGCGGTCGAGGGCGACACGGTCGTGGTCACCGACCTGCACTCGCGCAACGGCACCATGATCGTCCTGCCCGGCAAGCCGCCGCAGAAGCTGCGCAGCGGCGAGCCGACCGCTGTCATCGCGGGCACCGTCGTCGATCTGGGCAGCGGTGTGACGCTCACGGTCGGTGAGGACGCATGA
- a CDS encoding serine/threonine-protein kinase, which translates to MRRLASQPPALPGFHFIRLLGSGGFSDVFLYEQELPKRSVAVKVLLTDSVDDAARARFVAEANVMAQLSAHPYIVTIHHADVSADERPYLVMEYCSGPSLGDRFKRERFTVEDALRTGVRLSSAIATAHSVGILHRDIKPANVLTTDFGWPALTDFGIASALEELPVHTASLGSLRGGDADTGTSGSRSVGLSVPWSPAEMFDDDPQPDVRSDVFSLAATIHTILAGRTPFEVPGRANGTLDLIGRIERGMITPIDRDDLPPSLVAVLRKGMATKRDDRFATAVDFARALQRVELELGFAPTSIDVPNLRVLDESPPASGEDETRARSVQTVDAQGLRPTTRPSPSPTANEPTETRPGLVEVPPELLAGPTVVRGAMPTVHPEQQSESAPVEHTMLRPRGAAATASAEAEGADTDAADAEDEPGTSRPRWLLPVIAAAAVLVVAGGVLAAVLVPSLSPAASPTQRAGTDQDGTIAVTVVPPPTLVSATRDASGTTATIVWKTAKPEKGDQYQWVREGTTDPPTVTATPKAQLTGLTAGVPVCIDVATVRSGRTSEPLKACAK; encoded by the coding sequence ATGAGGCGTCTCGCCTCCCAGCCGCCCGCGCTGCCGGGCTTCCACTTCATCCGGCTGCTCGGCTCCGGTGGGTTCTCCGACGTGTTCCTGTACGAGCAGGAGCTCCCGAAGCGCAGCGTCGCCGTCAAGGTGCTGCTGACCGACAGCGTCGACGACGCCGCCCGCGCCCGGTTCGTGGCCGAGGCGAACGTGATGGCGCAGCTGTCCGCACATCCGTACATCGTCACGATCCACCACGCGGACGTGTCGGCGGACGAGCGCCCGTACCTGGTGATGGAGTACTGCTCCGGCCCGTCGCTCGGCGACCGGTTCAAGCGGGAGCGCTTCACCGTCGAGGACGCCCTGCGCACCGGCGTGCGGCTGTCGAGCGCCATCGCGACGGCGCACAGCGTCGGCATCCTGCACAGGGACATCAAGCCGGCGAACGTGCTCACCACCGACTTCGGCTGGCCGGCGCTCACCGACTTCGGCATCGCGTCCGCGCTCGAAGAGCTTCCGGTGCACACCGCGTCGCTCGGATCGCTGCGCGGCGGTGACGCGGACACCGGGACGAGCGGCAGCCGGTCCGTCGGGCTCAGCGTTCCGTGGTCGCCCGCCGAGATGTTCGACGACGACCCCCAGCCGGATGTGCGCAGCGACGTGTTCTCGCTGGCCGCGACCATCCACACCATCCTCGCCGGGCGCACGCCGTTCGAGGTGCCGGGCCGCGCCAACGGCACCCTCGACCTGATCGGCAGGATCGAGCGCGGGATGATCACCCCGATCGACAGGGACGACCTGCCCCCGTCGCTGGTCGCCGTGCTGCGCAAGGGCATGGCCACCAAACGCGACGACCGGTTCGCCACGGCGGTCGACTTCGCCAGGGCGCTGCAGCGGGTGGAGCTGGAACTCGGGTTCGCCCCGACCAGCATCGACGTGCCCAACCTGCGCGTGCTCGACGAGTCGCCTCCAGCGTCCGGAGAGGACGAGACGCGCGCCCGGTCGGTGCAGACCGTGGACGCACAGGGGCTCCGCCCCACCACGCGACCCTCTCCGTCCCCGACGGCGAACGAGCCCACGGAGACGCGACCGGGGCTGGTGGAGGTCCCTCCCGAGCTTCTGGCCGGTCCGACCGTGGTGCGTGGCGCCATGCCCACCGTGCATCCCGAGCAGCAGAGCGAGTCAGCGCCCGTCGAGCACACGATGCTGCGGCCACGCGGCGCCGCGGCGACGGCATCGGCCGAAGCGGAGGGAGCGGACACCGATGCGGCGGATGCGGAGGACGAGCCCGGCACCTCCCGCCCCCGCTGGCTGCTTCCGGTGATCGCGGCCGCCGCCGTCCTCGTGGTCGCCGGCGGCGTGCTCGCCGCCGTGCTCGTCCCGTCACTGAGCCCCGCTGCCTCTCCGACGCAGCGGGCCGGCACGGATCAGGACGGGACGATCGCCGTCACCGTGGTGCCCCCGCCCACCCTTGTCTCCGCCACCAGGGACGCGTCGGGCACGACGGCGACGATCGTCTGGAAGACGGCCAAGCCCGAGAAGGGCGACCAGTATCAGTGGGTGCGCGAGGGCACGACGGACCCTCCCACCGTCACCGCCACCCCGAAGGCGCAGCTGACCGGGCTGACCGCCGGCGTCCCCGTCTGCATCGATGTCGCCACGGTGCGCTCCGGCCGCACCTCCGAACCGCTGAAGGCGTGCGCCAAATGA